DNA sequence from the bacterium genome:
TGGCGATGAGAGCGACATCATGCGGAGGGATTTCACCGCCAACACGTTGCTTGTCGGCCTAAATGGGGGTAATTACGGACGATTGTATGACCTGACTGGGCGAGGCATCGACGACATCAAGAGGCGTGTCCTGCGCTGCCCTCTTGAACCTCACATTACCCTCGCCGATGACCCCATCAGGATGCTCCGGGCGGTCCGGCTTTCTTGCTCGCTCGCTTTGGAGGTCCATAATTCGGTGCGAGAGTGCATTGCCCATAATCCGTCCCTCATCAATGAGGCGGCGGTGGAGCGCATCGGAAGGGAACTGGAGCTCATGATTCTCTCCGACAGGCCCAAAGATGGCTTTGAGATGCTGCACGACCTGAACCTCTTGCAGGTCGTCATGCCCGAGATCGAGGCGCTCGGCGGGATTATGCAGGACAAGCGCTTCCACAGCCAGGACGTTCTTCACCACACGTTTTCTGTGCTGGCAAACGTGCACCGGAAGGACCTCGCAACGAGGCTCGCTGCCGTATTCCACGATGCCGGCAAACGTCAGGCGCAGATGTTTAAGGACAGCCGCGTCGTGTTCTACGGTCACGAGCACATCGGGGCCGAGATCGCGTTGAAAAGGCTCCGTGCACTGCGCTTTCCAAACAAACTCACCAATGAGGTCGCCTCGCTGGTGAGAAACCACATGATCAACTACTCCGGAGAGTGGACGGACGCCGCAATCCGAAGGCTTATCAAGCGCCTCGGCCAGTCGCTGCAAAAGCAGCTCGACCTTTATGAGGCGGACATCGGGGCGCTCACACGATCGCAGCAATTGCTGGACTCCGCTCGCGAGCTGCGCAGGCGGATCGAGACGATCGACGAGAGGGAGCAGGTCGCCAAGATTGAAGCCCCGTTGAATGGCCATGAGATATGTGCGCTTCTGGGCATCGAGCCTGGCCCACTCGTCGGCAAATACAAGGCCAGACTCCTCGATGCAGTGCTAACCGGCCAGATAGCGAACGAAAAAGACGCCGCCCGAGAATACCTTTTTGAGTTGTGCAAGGACGAGAGTCTGTCTGCCGAGGCGGCTTCCAACGGAGACCGAGGGGACCAGCCCGAGTGAGCAAGCTGGGCGGACGGATTCTTCACGAGTAAGGACTAACCCTCAGTCCCACCAATCGAAGAAGTCGTGGTCCCTGGTCAATGAGACCCTTCTGACCGGGTGCTGCGCGTCGTCTGCGTCAATGATGATCCCCCAGAGTGGTTGAAAGGTCTTCGCTCGTAAGGAGTAGCGCATGTCACCGACCACATCCGGGCGGTCCGAGACCTTTGCCGTAAAGCCGTCGGCGAATCTAGAGAACCTCCTGAAGTCCCTCAGGACGGCTTGTTGTGTCATGGGCCTGTTAATCAGACCGTCCTCCGCGAAGACCTCGACCTCGTCGCCCTCCTCAACACTGGCCTTCCTGAAGGGAGCAACCACGACCTTGTCCGCATATATCTGGCCTCCAGCCCGATAAATAGACCTGAAGACGAACAGGTTGGCGAGCGTGGGTGTGGCCCGTCCATGTTGGACGGAATGTCCGCGACTTTGGGCCAGCTCTCGTTGAACAGCGAGGGCTTGGTGATTCTGCGTGAAGCCGAACGTTATATAGCTGATCACGAACAGCATTGCGACTATGGCGGGCGCATTGCTTCGCCTTTTGGCGGACAGAATGCAGCCAATCAGGAGCGGGACAGAGACCACCAGATCAACGATCGAGATGCAGTCCAGCGCATATCTCGAACTATTAAATGGCCAGAGGATGACCGTCCCGTAGCTCGTGCAGAGGTCGAGGGGCCCGTGCGTGATGTATCCCAGAAAGCTTGCAAGATAGATTAACTTGAAGTTCTCCCTTCTCCTGTAAAGCAAGTGGCAGATTCCAGCCGCAATGAGGGCACCAATGGGAACGAACGCGAGGGAATGCGTGAAGTGCCGGTGCATCGTCAATGCTAAGAGCGAGTCCTTCGAGGACCTAATGAAAACATCGACATCCGGCAGCGCTCCCGCGATGAGGCCGACGACCAGCGCCTTTGTGCCGAGCCTCTTGCCAAGAAACGACTGCACCAGTGCGGCCCCAAGGAGCGCCTGGGTGGGAGTATCCATCGATTCCTGTATCTATGTCATCTCAAAATGTGGTTTGGTCTTTCCTAGCACAACAGCTGTTCTTCGGTAGTTCAGAAAACGTTGGGGAGCTGACGGATGCTATCCAAAGTTGCTTTAACCTACTACCCGGAGCTTTCCTCAACAATCCTAATCTCCGCCTCCGTCAGGTCGTAGAGCTTAAAAGGCCAGCCGGTCGATGTCGCCGTCCGTCGGAAGTGGCAATCCA
Encoded proteins:
- a CDS encoding metal-dependent hydrolase; the protein is MDTPTQALLGAALVQSFLGKRLGTKALVVGLIAGALPDVDVFIRSSKDSLLALTMHRHFTHSLAFVPIGALIAAGICHLLYRRRENFKLIYLASFLGYITHGPLDLCTSYGTVILWPFNSSRYALDCISIVDLVVSVPLLIGCILSAKRRSNAPAIVAMLFVISYITFGFTQNHQALAVQRELAQSRGHSVQHGRATPTLANLFVFRSIYRAGGQIYADKVVVAPFRKASVEEGDEVEVFAEDGLINRPMTQQAVLRDFRRFSRFADGFTAKVSDRPDVVGDMRYSLRAKTFQPLWGIIIDADDAQHPVRRVSLTRDHDFFDWWD
- a CDS encoding HDIG domain-containing protein; its protein translation is MQRAHLRLEPKIASILQSVSQVADAQNVPCFVVGGTVRDTILGRPVLDLDLLIDTANRAGISADEFANIASDHLHGTHPVCFDRFGTLHFVVGPESDSMQVEIVGAPLRVSDSFVIGDESDIMRRDFTANTLLVGLNGGNYGRLYDLTGRGIDDIKRRVLRCPLEPHITLADDPIRMLRAVRLSCSLALEVHNSVRECIAHNPSLINEAAVERIGRELELMILSDRPKDGFEMLHDLNLLQVVMPEIEALGGIMQDKRFHSQDVLHHTFSVLANVHRKDLATRLAAVFHDAGKRQAQMFKDSRVVFYGHEHIGAEIALKRLRALRFPNKLTNEVASLVRNHMINYSGEWTDAAIRRLIKRLGQSLQKQLDLYEADIGALTRSQQLLDSARELRRRIETIDEREQVAKIEAPLNGHEICALLGIEPGPLVGKYKARLLDAVLTGQIANEKDAAREYLFELCKDESLSAEAASNGDRGDQPE